The stretch of DNA cattgctcaaattttattaaaggttctatcactgatgccttcttgaTCAGCTGGTATATTTGACAGAAAAACCAAAGAAATAGTCgtaatttagactattctttctccaatgcttctaacccttaagtcggttagttctaaacaatagcccTGTTTCAAGTCatcgtactatttagaagctttcagagtaatatgcagaactccttctgcttgaatattatcagtccgttaatcgttatttcaatgaaaaatgcttgaaaaagattatcaaaatggacaagatgaaattttgttgagagcaaaacTCGAAATGAAttaatcaatcaagatagcaaattttactGAGATACGAGAcgaataagatgaaaaagattatcacaatggataagatgaaaatttattgagagcaaagctctaaatgaacaacttaatcaagatagcaaattttgctagaacacaaaatgagaataaattaatcaagatggcgtattttgtcaaaaatacaaaaaaacgaataaaatggaaataggtgccctagatatcgtagcatgagcttctctgccccaaacttcttgagaacccttttgaacttgatatgtgtttaaaagtcctagaagactttgttgatgccctaagatgtaacatctctcctttttctttttttgttcttcttttcttttcttttttgttttcatttctttttttcgagtgaagtatttattgcttgaatcagaattctcaagattaggcaggttcttgccatccatctTGGCCAATATCGACGCTTTttcagataaggccttccacataaaGTCCTTTCCAGTTCGACATCCATTTtcttctgaagtccttttgtatggcaAGGATCTTCTTCGATATCAGGTCCTCTTCTTGGAATTCTCTGGGGTGAACTTTTTTGGTGAGCTCGCGTCTTTTATTTTTGGTGCTTTTGACCAAGACGGATAACATTGAATCTTTCctcttcaatcaaatttaactgtTCATATCGGGCTTGGATTTGCTTCATCCAAATTCAGCTCTAACAAGACTCGAAGGGTAGAAATATCAACTTTGATAGGTAAAACTACCTCTATTCCATATACTAGTGAGAAATGAGTTGCCCCGGTAgagggtttttgtttttttgctctctttttttgctttttttactttttgtttttttttccactGAGTCGTTCATTTTGAGGCgacatggtgttaatcttgaacagactgcaaacttctgatgtcgtaccgttgttcaaattcaacgcaTTATCTGATATGAGCCttttggcattccataccgacatatgatttctttttcAGGAATTTACTGACTGTTAGCTTTGCgatattggcatatgaaacaacctctacccaCTTGATGAAATAATCGGCGACCACAAAGATGGATCGATGACCGCCAGAAGCTTTTGGCGAGGTCGGCCCAATGATATCCATGCCCCTTATAGAGAAAGTCCATggaaaagtcataacatgaagataTAAAGGAAGCACAtaaattttgtctccgtaaatttggcccTTGTGGCGTTTCTTGGTATAAATGATGCAATTCCCTTCCGTGGTGGACcagcagtacccaaatctcatgatttgcttggccattgcaaaaccattagcatgtgttcctCAGACACCCGTATAGTCCTCTTCCAagatcttctttgcctcaagagCGTCCACACGTCTTAGTAGCTCAGGCATATTTTGATACGATCatgcgaaaacatccttgaattctTAAAGTAACTCAATGACATCTCGCTTTGTCTCCACGGTGATACAGGCTCTGATCTTCACAGCTCACAATTCCCTACTGATTttttttgtaaggtaggatctatttttcgacttgctctaccatccttaacaaatcaggagatataCTACAGTCTTGATCATCTTCGAAGTCTTGAggttcctctagacacatatcttgctcaaaagaaagttctgagtcaatagcagtATCGCTCATCTCATTGACATCTAGAGACTTATTCTAGGGACGAAGGAAAACTCAAAGAGCTAATGAATCAAAGGGTAATTATCTGTATGGTATGAGTATGATTGAAAATGGAAGGAACAAAAGAATGTTTGCCAAGATAAAACACGaaaatgcattttattgaaataaaaatagtggAGATGTGccttttttcacaaaaaaaagatTTTCTATtgctcctaggcttagagcaataagagtgttctgaatattactttGAAATGGTCCTGAAAACTACAAGAATCTCCTCCACAATTCCGTTGTTTAGAACGCCTCCAGGGATATAGAAACAAATTCCTGATAGGTTTTTAGTTCCTTCTTCAAAGGCACAAACACCTTTCCCTTCCATACCATTGATATCTTCAAAGAATGACAATTCTTTATCATCTATTTGGCTCTGTACTAGAGTTCTGAACTCAATGcacttttggattttaggaaatttattgtatgcaatgaaatgtaatgttaatgaatgaaaatatgcatgcaatgaaatgtaatgcaaatgcatgaatgcaaaaagagacgttgattctgattcaattctattagagcaacttttctaaaaaacaaatctctttacataaaacggatattTACATATACGATTTTATCCTGACAGTAAAGACATCGATCCTTTTTCTCAAACCTATATGTTAAGATTGAATCTCGAAAACACTTCAAATGGGCACCTcctctatctcctttttgcttgatctgaGTTGCGATCCATTGTTCACTCATTCTCGTGATGATCAATGGCTTCTTTAAGAAAGTTGGCACTAGTGGCTCTCGAATAGTCTTCGTCAGCTTGAGTCTTCGAGGCAAATTTGTGTACTCATTCACTAGACTATCACCCTTCCCTCGTTACATTTTCTCAGACCATATTTGGACGACCATATTGTcttccattttatcaagaaacttattttcttatgacaagctttctatttagaaattgaatgtgaatcaatacctctttttttatttgatgaaaaatgtaatGCAATGCCATGCAATCATAACAAAATGAAACgagttagtacaaagcaaaagtaAGCAAGAAAGAAACAAATATAGCGcttattcgggtgaccactaggagTTTGAAGTGGccctacctagggtaggctcctaaagctcattatatgcggtttggttctaaagcaagggtacctgaaccagcagatctCCTTCccttaaacgacgtcgttttacaaTCACCTTAAAAGCTACAGATTTTGTTTTTTTGCTGTTTGTTTTCTtgtctttttaaaaaaacaaaatcactttctttctctgctagggtttcaacCCAGCTTTAGTGCCACCGTCAGTCCCTCGCATCTCCACCATGGCTCCACCGTAGATGGTGGCCAGAGTTACGCAACATAGGGCTTTTTAGCCTCGCTTCTCGCGTTTTGAGGGCCTAACATCCTCACTCtcgaaaaatggaaagaaaataataaaaaagggtcTCCCCTCGTCCCTTTATACTTGGTTTCGACGACGAAAAAGAGGTCTTCGACACCGAAACCGTGGTACAACTCAGGTAagttttccttccttttcttatTTTCGAAcaatcaaaaagaaaagaaaaataaataaataaataaggattGAAATCGAAAATAATCACCTAAAAAACTTTTCTACTCTTGATTTTTATGTATTTCAAATCAATGTCTgcctaaaaaaaaattacaacgaGAATactttggcttttatagccatattGCAACCGTTTGATCTTcatctttttgttgttttttttcttttgtgttgTATTCTTCTGTTGCTTTGTATTTATTTCCATCTGCAGGTGTCAGACGAGGCCGACGGCGATGACAGAGGGCATGCGCGAGGGTGTGGCAGACGAGGAGCGGCGGCCAGTAGCTGTTAGGGGTCTCTGCTGCTGAAAATTTTAGTTTCCTGGGCTAGGGTTTTTCTAATTTTTGGGCTTGTTGAGTGTAATTTGGGCCATTGTTTTTTTTACTGGGCcagcaaatttgggcttctacaggtACTATATACCTACTGGTGTGAGGGGTTGGCCGAAGATAGTGTGTAGCAGATAGTGGGTAGGATAACGACATCTGTAACTGTATTATACCTGAATCTATTTCTATATCTGATCTGTTGTGTATCCAAACTACTTTGTATCTGAAATAATTGTGAATTGTTATCCTGATTGAATGAGACAGAGTGTGTTGTCTAAATTTCAAGAATATATCTTAGTTAATTTATGCATGTTGAGTATTAATCTTATACTTCTGGCGGTAATACTAACTAGACTGAATGAATTTCAAGAACCTCAGAGAGTTGATCGACCGACAAGCGCGGGACTTGGTCATCTAATAGTTCTACTTATATATGTATGTGCGTGTGTTAAGTTGTTATTGTATCTCGACTGtaaggtttaaaattgaattatgtgGAATGGTTAATAGTTTAAAAACTTATCTATTTGTCTATCAATTTGGTTTTAAGAGAATTTATTTTTGGCAAGTTCTTTTGACATCCTAGACTTGATCTttacgtctaggccgagtttagagTGTTACGAACCAAAGGCAAATTCCTAAACACTAACACCGCACCCAACAAAATACATAATTTGAAGATTaccataaaacaaaataaaatgcaccatatatatataatcccaaacacaaacacatatcattAACCAAATCTTtcttaacacaatttaaatgttttcaattaaaatgataTTCCTAAACATCATAAAAAAGTCTAACTAGTTAACCACATAATTCCAAATCACCATAAGAAAAACTTTAACTTCCTAATATAGTTAGTTTTATCTATAACATCCACAttctataacatcatttcattaTAATAGCTAAGTTTATTATAGATCAATTTTTTATGTTCTACTTTTACCTTCTATACCGATAACAATCATAAAGTATGAAGTGCACTATTTACTAAATAGTTTTCTATAAATTATCTTGTCTCAAATGTTAGTAAATTAGTTCTATTCCTAAGTgaaataaagataataaaatttgattaagaaattattgcaataaaatatttaagttatattttattaaataaaaataatttttaataaataaaattttaattttaattttatctaaatcTCACTGAATAATAAAggtaaattaatgaaatatgtggaagttttttttaatatttaagtaaataggttgcttttctttatatttacCGAGGTACAttatttttggagagagaaatGAAAACACGTCTTATAGGACGAGTTTTTAGGGGAGAgagaaatataaacacatattacaAGGCGCGTTTTcactttgttgttgttgtttttttttttggcaattGGAAATAGAagtttacaaatttatttttgtCTCTGATTGAGATATATATTGTTATAGTTTTAAGGTATATTTGAATTTACAGTGATGTCGTGGAGCGCAATGACCTACAAATTTCATCTGTTATTTAAGGATGGAGTTGTCACCTGAGAAGTTGGGATTGCATTGCAATTCAAGGTCCCAGTTGACGTTGATTGTACGGTCACGGGTTGAAGTGTATCTAGGGCTTCAAACTTACAAAGGTTgtgattataatattattaatatattatagttctttaatttgaaaatttataaaaaataaaaaatgatctAAATCTCAAATGTTGTTATAGGTGAATAATAACCACCTCTCTATTACATTCAAAATTTTAGCAAACAAATGTAAATGTTATTGAAAGGgttgattgtattttattttatcattttgataacttgtctttttaaaattttaaaggactaaattgaaattttataattatcgGGATTTAAAGTATAATTTACCATAtactcatttaaaataatataaaatttaacattttagggGTGGCGCGCCAGGACTAGCCGTGACCATAAGTACCAATTTTAAAGGAGGTGACAAGTTCATGGGCCAAATGTGAAATTAAGCTAAAAACAATATTACATTccataagaagaaaaaaaactgtaaaaagaaaaaagaaaaagcaaaccATAATGCACAAATTCCCAGCCACTGCTAAAGCCACTGATCCATTGCCTGCCAGCTAATCTCCCAACCCAACCAACGCTCACGATCCTCCCTTGTACTTTGTCCCTCACTCACTCACACACTTCGATGTCTTGCTTTTGTTTTAGCCTCGTGATACCGATGCTTCCGCCTGCGTGGCACCCGTCCCCACCCCCACGCTTTGCCTCTGCTCTTTCTTTCTCTAAGGCGCGAAGGCAATGCCAAACCTTGCCCCCTAATTTAGTATTACAGTGAAAACAAACAAAACCAAAAGGTGTTTTTTTTCTCACACAGATTTTGTTTACAATTATACTATTCATGAATGGAAACAGATAGTGCTTGATTGTTTTCTTATGATGTTTTGAAACCTAACAATTATTGATCAacaaaatcgaaaaagaaaaaaaaaagagaacgaaAGCTTGCTTACTTTGTCACTgggaattagaaaaagaaaagctttGTAGCTATGTTTTCAGAGGGAAATTAAAATCTGGGTTTTTATATTTTTCCCTGTAAAATTCAATATCTGAAAGTTATACTCTGTCAAATGTGAGAGGCATCTCTTGTTATCTTATCTGTTGCTTAAGTTGGGagcatattttttttgaaaagaaaatttttgtttgaaatttgaagATTCGATTCGTTTGGAGTTTCAGGTGaaggaacaaaaataaaaacgcAGTGACGAATTTATTCTTTGCGTCTTTCTTTATAAGATTTGCTCGCCAAATTTGAAGTCCTCTGGAGGGTTTTCTTGTCATTTTCGTCCAAAAAAGTTGGACACTAAAGAGAGTCCCCCAGTTTTTGAATTAGAAAAATTGAAGCTTTTTTCTTTGGTATTAGTGCAGGGTAAGTAAATTTAAGTCCCTTTGAGTTCCGTCCTGTTCTTGTAAGATGCTGAAGAAACGTGGAGCATTATTATGGGGTTTTGGATATTGGGTTATGGTGGTGGCTCTGAAGCTTTAAGATAAGCAACAAGAACCGTCCTTGTATGTGCATTTGTGTCATATtctctgcttttttttttttgcttccatGGCGAAAATGAGGGGTTGCATAGTCACTGTGGCTTTACTCTTGCTGCTACTTCTTTGCTTACACCAAACACCTGTAGAGTGCAAAGAAAGACTCATTAGACAACTGTCTTCTCAGCCTTCTTCAGCTACTAAGCCTCAAGAATTCAAGATTGGGTTCAAAAGGGTAATTCTCAGCATTGTGCTGGGAATTTTAACTGGATTGATTGGAGCTATTCTTTTTGCTTTATTGATCAAAATTGCTGTTCAGTACATCAATCAAACCCCATTCCTTAAAGGTCCTGTTATATTTTCTCCCAAAATATCTTCCAAGACTCTCCAATCAGCCCTTGCAAATGAAAACCAGTTGCTAGGTTCAAGCTCCAACGGGAAGTACTATAAGACGGTTCTTGATAACGGGCTCACTGTTGCAGTCAAAGTGCTTGAACCCTTTGACAGTGGTTCCCCGGAGATGCAGAGCAAGTCGGTGAAGAGGAGGATACAACAAGAACTGGAGGTTCTTGCTAGTTTGAGGCACAGGCATTTGAGGAGTTTAAGAGCTTATGTTCGTGAATCTGATAGGTTTTCTTTGGTTTATGATTATATGCCCATGGGGAGCCTTGAGGATGCAATGAATGGAGTTAGGGAAAATCACCTGGAACTTAGATGGGATGTTAGGCTTAGGATTGCTGTTGGGGTGATTAAGGGTCTTCAATATCTTCACTTCACTTGCGTCCCTCAGATTTTGCACTACAACTTGAAGCCCACAAATGTGATGTTAGATGCTGAATTTGAACCAAGGTTGGCTGATTGTGGATTGGCTAAGCTCATGCCTAATATAGATAGGGCAACTTCTGGTTACTGTGCTCCTGAGTGTTTACAGAACTGCAGGTACTCAAAAGTATTCCGCCATTAATTAAAGCTTACTGCATCTTTTCTTCTATAAGGATTATATTTAACAGGCATCTGGTAATAGTATCTTTAGGCTTTATTAATAACCCGGAGTTCACTGCAGATGATTTTTCACTTTGGGACTAAATTTTAAACAACTGAGAGTAGAGATATATTGGTCTCATTCATAGGTCTTATGGTTT from Gossypium hirsutum isolate 1008001.06 chromosome D04, Gossypium_hirsutum_v2.1, whole genome shotgun sequence encodes:
- the LOC107898993 gene encoding inactive leucine-rich repeat receptor-like protein kinase CORYNE, encoding MAKMRGCIVTVALLLLLLLCLHQTPVECKERLIRQLSSQPSSATKPQEFKIGFKRVILSIVLGILTGLIGAILFALLIKIAVQYINQTPFLKGPVIFSPKISSKTLQSALANENQLLGSSSNGKYYKTVLDNGLTVAVKVLEPFDSGSPEMQSKSVKRRIQQELEVLASLRHRHLRSLRAYVRESDRFSLVYDYMPMGSLEDAMNGVRENHLELRWDVRLRIAVGVIKGLQYLHFTCVPQILHYNLKPTNVMLDAEFEPRLADCGLAKLMPNIDRATSGYCAPECLQNCRYTDKSDIFSFGMILGVLLTGRYPTDSFFREAVSGGSLGQWLRHLQQAGEAHEALDKSILGEEVEEDEMLMAVRIAVVCLSDSPDDRPSSDELVTMLTQLHSF